One window of Acidimicrobiia bacterium genomic DNA carries:
- the bioB gene encoding biotin synthase BioB → MARPDALTRAESRLVDRRERLRRDEVAALAALPLDALPDLVALAHRVRLSFCGPTVELESLINAKSGACPEDCAFCSQSARFHTDVDVYPFLDLDEVLAAARGTRAAGATQFCIVVAVRNPEERLLRRVLEAVGAVRGETGLEVACSLGLLEREQANRLAAAGVRRYNHNLEACRAVFPSICTTHSYDDRVRTARIAAEAGMELCSGGIVGLGETLEQRVDFAFELAALDPCEVPINFLDPRPGTPLAARPLLSAREALQAVALFRLVLPSAWLRLAGGRERVLGELQAMGLLAGANALIVGNYLTTAGRPPDADVALLDALGMPVADGPGEGRFVVDGAGAHARPPRASIPVQAD, encoded by the coding sequence ATGGCCCGACCTGACGCACTCACCCGGGCTGAGTCCCGACTGGTGGATCGCCGGGAGCGCCTCCGCCGTGACGAGGTCGCGGCCCTTGCCGCCCTTCCACTCGACGCGCTGCCGGACCTCGTCGCGCTGGCGCACCGCGTCCGACTCAGCTTTTGCGGCCCGACGGTCGAGCTCGAGAGCCTCATCAACGCCAAGTCGGGGGCGTGTCCCGAGGACTGCGCCTTCTGCTCGCAGTCGGCCCGTTTCCACACCGACGTCGACGTCTACCCGTTCCTCGACCTCGACGAGGTGCTCGCAGCGGCGAGGGGGACCCGCGCCGCCGGCGCGACGCAGTTCTGCATCGTGGTGGCGGTGCGCAACCCCGAGGAGCGGCTGCTCCGGCGGGTCCTGGAGGCGGTGGGCGCGGTCCGGGGCGAGACCGGCCTCGAGGTCGCGTGCTCGCTCGGGCTCCTCGAGCGGGAGCAGGCGAACCGACTCGCCGCCGCGGGAGTCCGCCGCTACAACCACAACCTCGAGGCCTGCCGCGCCGTCTTCCCCAGCATCTGCACGACGCACAGCTACGACGACCGCGTCCGGACCGCCCGCATCGCCGCCGAGGCGGGCATGGAGCTGTGCTCGGGCGGGATCGTCGGCCTCGGCGAGACCCTCGAGCAGCGGGTCGACTTCGCGTTCGAGCTGGCCGCGCTCGACCCGTGCGAGGTCCCGATCAACTTCCTCGATCCCCGACCGGGCACGCCACTCGCAGCGCGGCCGCTGCTCTCGGCGCGCGAGGCCCTCCAGGCCGTGGCGTTGTTCCGACTCGTGCTGCCGTCGGCGTGGCTGCGCCTCGCCGGCGGCCGAGAGCGCGTCCTGGGCGAGCTCCAGGCCATGGGCCTGCTCGCGGGCGCGAACGCGCTGATCGTCGGGAACTACCTCACCACGGCCGGCCGCCCCCCCGACGCGGACGTGGCGCTGCTGGACGCGCTCGGCATGCCGGTGGCCGACGGGCCGGGCGAGGGTCGCTTCGTCGTCGACGGCGCCGGCGCCCATGCTCGCCCGCCCCGCGCGTCGATCCCGGTCCAGGCCGACTGA
- a CDS encoding ribonuclease HI family protein — MTGPDEVLIYCDGGARGNPGPAAIGAVVLDPTTDPPTRLATVSERIGVATNNVAEYRAVIAGLEAARPHHARVARVRADSLLVVRQLQGAWKLKHPPLRPLFERARALLAEYEVVDLAHVPRELNTDADLLVNAALDQP, encoded by the coding sequence ACGCGGCAACCCGGGGCCGGCCGCGATCGGAGCCGTGGTCCTCGACCCGACCACCGACCCGCCGACCCGGCTCGCCACGGTCAGCGAGCGGATCGGCGTGGCGACGAACAACGTGGCCGAATACCGGGCCGTCATCGCCGGCCTCGAGGCGGCGCGCCCGCACCACGCTCGGGTGGCGCGGGTTCGCGCCGACTCCCTGCTCGTGGTCCGTCAGCTGCAGGGGGCCTGGAAGCTCAAGCACCCGCCGCTCCGGCCCCTCTTCGAGCGAGCCCGGGCCCTGCTCGCGGAGTACGAGGTCGTCGACCTCGCCCACGTCCCCCGGGAGCTGAACACCGACGCCGACCTGCTCGTGAACGCCGCCCTCGACCAGCCCTGA
- a CDS encoding histidine phosphatase family protein translates to MIVLVRHGETDANRAGLLLGRANPTLNERGREQAAAVAAALRRDPVSLILTSPLDRARETAAAIGGATGVEVEVEPSLTEMDYGDWDERRLADLPPAVAAQWRADPAFAPPGGESLAELRGRVEPCTLALLERAADGTVIVVSHVSPIKTMILVALDLGDLFAWRLRLDVASISRVGPGPSGPVLISFNDTGHLR, encoded by the coding sequence GTGATCGTGCTCGTGCGCCACGGCGAGACCGACGCCAACCGGGCCGGGTTGCTGCTCGGTCGCGCGAACCCGACGCTCAACGAGCGCGGCCGCGAGCAGGCCGCCGCGGTCGCGGCGGCGCTGCGTCGAGACCCGGTCTCGCTGATCCTGACCAGCCCGCTCGACCGCGCTCGCGAGACCGCCGCCGCCATCGGCGGCGCGACCGGTGTCGAGGTCGAGGTGGAGCCGAGCCTGACGGAGATGGACTACGGGGACTGGGACGAGCGGCGCCTCGCCGACCTCCCGCCCGCGGTCGCGGCGCAGTGGCGCGCCGACCCCGCCTTCGCGCCGCCGGGCGGCGAGAGTCTCGCCGAGCTGCGTGGTCGCGTCGAGCCGTGCACGCTCGCGCTCCTGGAGCGGGCGGCCGACGGGACCGTGATCGTCGTGAGCCACGTGTCGCCGATCAAGACGATGATCCTCGTCGCGCTCGACCTCGGGGACCTCTTCGCCTGGCGGCTGCGGCTCGACGTGGCGTCGATCTCGCGCGTCGGTCCCGGGCCGTCCGGGCCGGTGCTCATCAGCTTCAACGACACCGGCCACCTCCGCTGA
- a CDS encoding dihydrofolate reductase family protein, giving the protein MSFVTSHMSISLDGFVAGPDQSEENPLGVDGIKLHRWHLNDPKHQVDQAFTDRLLGPRGAYIMGRNMFGPVRGEWGNSDWRGWWGSEPPYHAPVFVLTHYPHDPITMEGGTIFYFVDGFDAALAKATEEAGDRAIDVAGGASAVRQALQAGCLDELVLDLVPVVLGSGERIFDDLSELSAEPVEVATSPLATHIVYRIT; this is encoded by the coding sequence ATGTCGTTCGTCACGAGTCACATGTCCATCTCTCTCGACGGTTTCGTGGCTGGACCTGACCAGAGCGAAGAGAACCCGCTTGGCGTCGACGGAATAAAGCTCCACCGCTGGCATCTCAACGATCCCAAGCACCAAGTCGACCAGGCCTTCACCGATCGGCTGCTCGGCCCCCGCGGGGCCTACATCATGGGCCGCAACATGTTCGGCCCGGTTCGTGGCGAGTGGGGCAACTCGGATTGGCGCGGTTGGTGGGGTTCCGAGCCGCCGTACCACGCCCCGGTGTTCGTACTGACTCATTACCCGCACGACCCAATCACGATGGAGGGCGGGACGATCTTCTACTTCGTCGATGGCTTCGACGCGGCCTTGGCCAAGGCGACGGAGGAGGCCGGCGACCGCGCGATCGACGTCGCGGGCGGGGCGAGCGCAGTTCGCCAGGCGTTGCAGGCCGGCTGCCTCGACGAGCTCGTGCTCGACCTCGTCCCGGTGGTGCTGGGGAGCGGGGAACGGATCTTCGATGACCTGTCGGAGCTATCCGCCGAGCCAGTCGAGGTGGCCACCTCACCGCTGGCCACCCATATCGTCTACAGGATTACTTAG